In Methanococcus voltae, the sequence GCGAGTGAAAGGGCTTGATATCTTTCACCGTGCATAACGATGGCTTTTTTAGGTTCTGGTATCTTTTTAAGATATCTTACAAGCGAATTATAATCCCCGTGTGCTGAAAACTCTATTTTAGTAATTTTACCCTTAATTTGAATAGGTTTTTTGAATGGAGTAATCTCAGTTGCCCCTTCTTCTAAACTACGTCCGATAGTACCTTCACCTTGATAACCGGTCAAAATTAACTTATTTTTTGGGTTTTTCAATAATGATAAATATTGTAATACGGGACCGCCTTGAACCATTCCGGATGTTGAAATGATTATGCAAGGTTCATTGTTGTTAAATATGTTATCATCAGCTTTTAAAAGGTTTCCAAATGGATTTGTACCATTATTCATTAAATTATTAATTTTAGGATTTAACCATTCAGAATAACTCATATACATACCTGTTGTGTGGGTTAATGAACCGCAAACGTACACTGGCACTTTTTTCAATAAACCACTTCTTATATAGTTGTTTATTATTACAATTATCTCCTGAGCCCTACCTACTGCGAAAACAGGTATTATTACCTTACCGTTTTCTTCGATAGTTTCTGAAATCTCGTCAATTAATTGTTTTTCCAATACTTTCCTTGATGGTTTAACATCTAACGGTGAGCCGTAAGTTGATTCAATTATTATTGTATCTATTTCGTCAATATCTGTATCGGCAGGGTTTAAAGTTCTTGTTTCTATTTCGTTAATATCTCCAGTATACAATAACTTTTTACCATCGATATCCAAATAAACTGAGGAACTACCCAATATGTGCCCTGCATCGTAAAACTTCATAGATATGTCTGAAGTTATCTTTTTAGGTTCTCTGTATCCCAAAATGTTGATATTTTTCATAGACCTTTGGATATCTTCTTCTTTGTACGATTTTGACAAGTTTACTGTATCTTTCCATACATTATACATTAAATCAGCTGTAGGTGCATTGCAGTAAATATTTTTGAAATCAAAATGAGGTACTGCACCACAGTGGTCAAGGTGTGCGTGAGACACTACAACTGCATCTATTTTACTCGCATCTACGTCAGGTATGGCGTTATTTGAAGGGTCCATTCCACAATCTACTAAAATTCTGGACTTTTTTGTTTCTATCTCTACACAAGATTTTCCGATTTGATGACAACCGCCGTGAAATCTACCGACTATCATATTTTCACCTCATTGCGATTGTCCAAGAGATGATTTAAACTATATTCTATTTTCTACGTATATGTTATAAATCTGCATACTAAAATCTGTATACTAAAATCTGTATACTAAAATCTGTATACTATAAACTAATAAAATTTTCAAACATATGTTTAAATTTTGTATCAATATTCTTACTTTCGCATCTTGTAATCAATGTAGCAATTATATTTTTAGAATTTTCAAAGTTATAATTAATAAAATTAAAATTAGGCTTAAATCCTTCTTTTATTAATCCCAAATTATCATATTCCTTATTTGAATTTCCTAATATTTTATTGCCATTTATTGTTGCCATTTTTAAAATTTCTAAAGGTTCCAAATGGTATAATTTATATATAAAATCCATTTCCTTAAATATGGACGGAGAATTAGCCATAAAATTATCCGTACCTATTGCCATTAGAATACCTTCTTTGTGCAATTCTCTTATTTTAGGCAATCCTACATTGAATGAAGCGTTTGCTCTTGGACAAATCACTAATGGTATATTATTTTCTTTTAATTGTTTTATTTCCTGGTTTGATACGTGAACTGCATGAATTATAAAATCAGGCTTTAATTCTAAACTTATTAACCGTTCTATTTCAGATAAACCATAATTTTTACGTGAATATTGAACCGAACCCTCATGTTCACCAGCGTGTACTGAAAATACTTTTTTACCATCCCTAATGGTTTTGTTGTACTCATCAATCACATTTCTTATGAATTTGAGTTCACAGTCTTCATATTCATTTAAACCGCTTAAACCTATTCCTTGTGAAAAATCTAAGATTTGAAAAATTTCCTTTTTTAATTCAGACTCATTAAAATCATTTTTATTTAAACAATTTTCTTGAGAATTTTTATTTTTATTTTCATTTTCCAATCTTACAGTAGGTCGTCCTAAAATATAAGGTTTTAATAAATTTTTTGAATTAGATTTATTTATTGAATTATAATTATCTTTTAATGATGCGTTAAACAATTTTAAAGCACTGTTTAAAAGATTTATGCCTTTTAAACCATTTTCCCGATAATCGCAGAAAATATGCGTTCCATTTTCATATAATTCATACATACCCGATATCATACCATTGACTATATCTTTATCACTACAGTTATTTAAAAACCTATGTTTCAAACCGTGAGGGGGTTTCACTAATTCGTCCAAGGATTTATTTATGCCGACGTCTTTAATTGCTGAATCGCCTATGTGGGTATGTAAATTATTAAAAGAAGGTATTACCAAGCCATTATATTTTAAAAATACGTCTTTGTTGTTAGTTTGTTCATTAACGCTTATTTCGTTAGATTCAGGTTTTATGTTTGAACCTTCTAAAAAATCCGATATGATGCCATTTTCAATTACGAGAGTACCTTCTTTTAATTCAAATTCTTCACCATATAAAAAGTTAGATTTTAAAAATAAAGTCATAATTCCACCGAATAATAGAGTATTATTATTATTATTATTATTATTACTATTATTACTATTATTACTATTATTATTACTATTAATATCATATAATTTTATTAAATAATCTATTTAATTAAATCATATTTGCCAATTGCGATATGTTATAGTTTATGTGTATTTTTTAAACATAACCCATATTACATTACCCTGCAATTTACAAAAATAGTAAACTTGAAAATAATTAAAATAAAAATAAAATGATTTATATATAAAATTGAACTTAAATAATAAATTAGTAATAATATTTTAAAAAATAAGGTTTTAAATGTTCTAAAAAGTTCTAAAATTCAAAGGGTGTAATATTGTTAATTTTAAAAAAGAAGTCTGTTAAAAATGCTTTCGAAGAATTAATACCTAAGATATTAAGTGAAGGTATTGATATGACTACGGAAGATGGGCAAAAATGTAAAGAAATTATGA encodes:
- a CDS encoding MBL fold metallo-hydrolase; translation: MIVGRFHGGCHQIGKSCVEIETKKSRILVDCGMDPSNNAIPDVDASKIDAVVVSHAHLDHCGAVPHFDFKNIYCNAPTADLMYNVWKDTVNLSKSYKEEDIQRSMKNINILGYREPKKITSDISMKFYDAGHILGSSSVYLDIDGKKLLYTGDINEIETRTLNPADTDIDEIDTIIIESTYGSPLDVKPSRKVLEKQLIDEISETIEENGKVIIPVFAVGRAQEIIVIINNYIRSGLLKKVPVYVCGSLTHTTGMYMSYSEWLNPKINNLMNNGTNPFGNLLKADDNIFNNNEPCIIISTSGMVQGGPVLQYLSLLKNPKNKLILTGYQGEGTIGRSLEEGATEITPFKKPIQIKGKITKIEFSAHGDYNSLVRYLKKIPEPKKAIVMHGERYQALSLAMTIWKMFKIPAIAPTIGSTLPLF
- a CDS encoding amidohydrolase family protein; translation: MTLFLKSNFLYGEEFELKEGTLVIENGIISDFLEGSNIKPESNEISVNEQTNNKDVFLKYNGLVIPSFNNLHTHIGDSAIKDVGINKSLDELVKPPHGLKHRFLNNCSDKDIVNGMISGMYELYENGTHIFCDYRENGLKGINLLNSALKLFNASLKDNYNSINKSNSKNLLKPYILGRPTVRLENENKNKNSQENCLNKNDFNESELKKEIFQILDFSQGIGLSGLNEYEDCELKFIRNVIDEYNKTIRDGKKVFSVHAGEHEGSVQYSRKNYGLSEIERLISLELKPDFIIHAVHVSNQEIKQLKENNIPLVICPRANASFNVGLPKIRELHKEGILMAIGTDNFMANSPSIFKEMDFIYKLYHLEPLEILKMATINGNKILGNSNKEYDNLGLIKEGFKPNFNFINYNFENSKNIIATLITRCESKNIDTKFKHMFENFISL